DNA from Brachionichthys hirsutus isolate HB-005 chromosome 3, CSIRO-AGI_Bhir_v1, whole genome shotgun sequence:
TGTGTCTGAAAAACATTCAGTTTTTCCCTAAATGATAAATGacttgtaataaaaaaaagacttctcAAATTCCAAACAGTTGACATAAAGCAGcacatcatattttttttaaatcacatacATATATGGAGAACAGAAACATTCTCATGTCTGCGTGATTTAGTTTATTATGTAGGTCAAACACCTCTTTAGGAAAGATCCTCACACAACAAGAGCACTCACTCACACTCCGGTATAATGAGCCGAGTGCCCGATGGGACTCTAAATCGACCAAATTCAGGTCTCAGGCTGAAAATAGATGAATAGAGATTTATCAAGACTAGAGGCCTACTGCATTTAAAAGCGGATGATCACATGGTAGTACggcaatataaaataaactgctGCATACAACACAAGAACAACTTTGTCACTGACGTAATACTACTGCCAGGGGTCTGAGGAATGTCATGTTATTCTGTCAAACATTGCACCCAATAACAAAGTACACTCACCCGACTTAATACACTATTTCCTTTCACTCATTGTTCTCTCTATCTCTGCCCTCTCCTTGGCATAATCCTCTTTCTGTCCTTGCTCAGTTTAGCACCCTCAGCTCTGCCTGCTTCAGGGCAGACTTCAACCTTCAACCTGTAGCAAAACCTGCAAAATGCTGCAAAGGAAAATGCAATTTACTGGAAAAACGTCGACATCCCGCATACTTTCACTGGAGTCCGGCAGCGCGGGGGATCCATGAAGCCTCTCCTCGAGCGGAATGAGGGAGGCTGAGAAGTGCTGAACGTTTGAGTGCTTTTCATAACAAACTTTCTGTCTCCAGATAACCCGATGGCTGCACATTTGACCTACACATGCCAAAgccttcagacccccccccccccccccccaaagggtcGTTTTCCACCCTGACAGCTACATTCCTGGCATTCCTTCAAGTACAACAGCTGGGAAAACCCATCAGCTAAGCTGTACACATAATACATGAAAGCGACATGCCCTACTTTGGAGGCCGGTGATTGGCCTCCTGGGAGCAGCCATCCAGTGCTGGGTGCTCTCCTATCAAATTAAGTTCGATCACTTGGTAAACTTGATTTTGTTCTCCATCGACTTTGTGGTTAAACTTGATGAAAGATCGATGGACTTACTTTCATGTCTCCGATGACAGTCTGGAAGAGTCCTCCCAGTGCGCTGCACTCCTTCTCGATAACAGCCTCCATTTTCAGGACCAACTCCGGTGGTCAGCCGCGACGGAGTCGGAGTCGCTTTCAGTTCGCCACCCCGGCTCTtccgacaccccccccccaaccaaaaaaaaaaaaaaggaaacccgAACAATAATCGAACTGCTTACGAAATTTGGATTGCCGTCGATCAAAAACGTGGAGGAAAACAGCTGGCTTTCGCGCTGCTACACCGACTACTGAAAGTCAGAAGAGGCTGCAGGGACGATTTAAACCCCGCTCGCTCCCCCGCGGAGCTCCGCTCATACCCGCGGCCTGACGAAACAAGGTTCCGCTATCGCTGTAAAAATGTTCAGCTGGTAATTCTGTTTCGTTACAGGTAAACGCCGACAGTCCAGAATGCTCTCGCTAGCTTTTCGACCCAATAGGGGGGGGAAGATGAGACACAAATGTGAAGGGTTGAATAAATAGAAAGTCCTTTTCCGGTCTGCTTCCCTCCAAAGTAAAATGATCAATGAATAATTTCAAAATGCTGAACGAGTTTCCCTTTATTTGTTGATATTCTGCCACACTATTAACAGCATTGGAATTTGTTAAAAGCAAACTAAATCAAACATGAACAGGGGATTCGGTTCCAACCCCACGCAAAAGTTAAACCTTTGAATagaacgttttattttgaaggaattGCCATGGCACTTCCGTAGTTATTCGATATTGTCGATTCAGGTGGCGGCAGATGCGGAGGTGAGTCGTGGAATAAAGATGGACCAGTCAagataagaataaataaattgtgcaaTTATTGGAAAATGTTTTCCCCTGTATGAGTTTCATCTGACCTCTGAATGGTTTCCAATGGGTgacaaaaatgttaaaatttatatctatctatcatctatcatctatctatctatctatctatctatctccaAACTGGTGTATTTCCACTGCACCTTATTTTGCATTTAAGATATTCATGTCtcttaaatataataaatatttaagggtttttatttcttttaaaactGAAAAATTGAGCAGTTGTAGATGAGAGACATCTAGCGGCTAAAATGAAAATTGcaacatgtaaaaaatatatgaatGCAGGAAATCTATGGTATTGTTCGAGGTCGTGGAATTGACCTTgaacaacaaacaataaatacctTTTGACAGCCAGTGATAATTTATGCATAATAATATTTAACTGGTACTTGCACTAATCTTTTTTTCAAGAGTTTGACATATTTTCAACAACAAATGTTAATTATTATACACCGGTACTTATATTGATTGAAACTATAACTTACAATATATAAATTGTGATAGGTTACATAAAattgttcaaataaaataaatctgcacaGAATAACCAGGAAAAACGTATTCGAATTTTCTATTTGTAAATAATATATTGCTGTAGAAACACAAATATGTTTAAAGTCCAATCTTAAAAAAGGTTTGAGTTATTGAATTTTATTTccaaaattatatttaaaaaaaacatggtgcTGTATTGCTTTGATTTAATAATTTATGCACATATGTACTTAGATAATTAATTTAAGAGAAACAGAACACCTCATGTTGCGTAACATAAATTGAAAACTTGTATTATTAACTCTCAACTCCAGCACATTTTGTTGCAGCAGAAACATGTAGACCCCATTTAATGATGTATGCAGAATACAGGTATGGATAGGAAAGGTATTTTTCGCTTTGGTGGCAAATGCATGTGCATGCTTCAAACATATATTAGtctatgaaatgaaatgagaatgGCCCTATGCACAAGATCATTctgatcaaatgtttttatatttgaataACTAGGACAAAACCAGAGTAGTGATCCTGTCTTGGTCATCGTTGCGAGTCTCTGAATACATTGGTTTTCCTCATATTGTTAGTGCTCCACCTTGTCGGACATTTTCTGACTTTGGTAACTGATTATTCTAATATCAAGAAGACAGTGTGGCAGATAACAACACGTCATCCACGAGGTTCGGGTTTTTCTCCAAAACTTTAATAATGTCAAAAACAACAGgtgtcaaaaacaaaagaacttaattgaaaaaatactttaaatatatttgatttTAATACTCAATGCAactaaatgaatacaaatatagaCTCATGTATCATGGTTGATTTTGGTCATGTCACAATGTACCAAACACAATTACAATATGAGTCAATCAAATTCTTCTTCTAATTAATGATTAaggtcattgcctgaaatatatgaacatgataaatatttctatttaatatGCTATATTAAATGATTAGCTTTTAATAGACCTAACAATATTGATATCTTATCTGGCAAATATTGATTGAGACGGTTGAAATATCTGACAAAAAGTGCTCAGAAGAAGAAATTTAAACTTTCAAATTCAAGCATCAgctcaaaatgcattttaaatagtGCCCAGGtgaaaatacaacaacagaCATGTTTAACATAGGGTGCGGTGCGTTCACTGCTCTTTTGCTCCAATGTAATTggacaacagaaaaaaaaatgaaaatgttgccTCATATAAACTTTAGAACAAATTGCACAATTGATTTTCTGTCACGCAAAATGTTTACCCAGCATTCATAGGCATGTTTTTGTGGCTGTGGAATTGGGAAATACTCCCTCCAATGAGGATGTGACTAAGGAAATGGAGCAATATTTGCATGATTAAAGAAATTAATGAAAGCACAAAACCACAAATGTCACAAGAATCCCTTGCATCTTGCAAAACAACCCTGAGCCCAAACTTTGAATCACTTACAAGGCCTGCTCACACAGGTTTTTGTCAGATAATTTTGGGAAAGCATGAGGTGCTAACAggactttattttgtatttttttaatcttgttttgAAAATGCCTTCAATCATGCAACATCTCAAAGGAAGAATTCTTGTACGATGTCCTTTAAGAAAACGCGCGCACTGTGTCGATGACCGTGTGGTCACTCTCTGCaccgtgtgtctgtttcatTAATACATGCTGAAGTTAGGATGCAGGTACAATACTAGTTTGGGCTGGTTGTTCCAGCTACACCATCCACCTCCTGAAGCCCATTAGCAAACTGCCGCCGTAGCAAAGTGTCACCACAAATGCAAATATCTaggacaaaaagacaaaaggagagAACAATCAAcaacagacatttttttttaagtaattaTGAATCAAGCAATATTTTCTCAAGTCAATTATCGGTACATAGAATAGGAAAATGGGATTTGCTATTGTATTACACAGTTCTATGGACACCAGAAGCTTCACAATATTATATTTCTTTTGGCATGTGTATGCTCTCTTTGCATTAACGAAAGGAAATTATAAGATCAAAATGTTCACACAAAACAAGGCAAATTCATAAAATATTtcttaaaaatatttgtatgttAATTCCAGCAACTCCCTTACCTCATTAGAGGTAAAGGGGAGCATGGCACTGGGCTTTATTACAGCTGAGCTCATGATAATTATAATGATGTGATCACTGAAAAACATTCCTCATTCTCACCGTGGCTGCTACATTAATACTGTATTGCCTGTCGGTCAGGACTGTGAATATGTTGCCCCAAGCGTTAGTTATACACATGGTGCCATTTTGCAGGGATGTATTCTGGGCCCCTGCGtgagctgctgttgttgctgcctCCAAAACAAAGGCAGAAAAGTAGAAAACGAAAGCCACAAAATGGTAAAATACATCCTGAGGAAGagagacaagaaaaaaacatgaaaaagaatTAACAGGAAGAAGTGTCATGCTTTTCATGGAAATAAGGAATGATatcatgtaaatatttgtacacTTGccgaaaagaaaaagaaacctgtAAGATTCCATTTtgcaaagcaaacaaaaacgaAACATCGTGCGAGTTCATCCTATTCTCTTCTCATCCTATTAGCAGGCTTCTCCTGCTAACAGAGCCCGGGGGCCTGAGACAATGCTGGGTCTGTCTGCCAAGCCAGACAGAAACCACTCCAGTGATGTAACAGATACTTCAAAGGTTAACAGTTAAGCCACATACCGTACAGTAAGATGGATTTCACATTAAGGCTGGAAGTAATGATTATATTTACTATCGATTTGAGTTGAAGAATATTTTGCTACATGTATTATTTAAACCAGATTGCCAATGAGACACCAGGGAGCAGCAAAATAAACAGAAGAGAACCGGGTTTCTGTTGGGTCTGACACGAGGAACTGAAATGTTTGATATTCTCTGCAGAAGATAACATAATCAATAATTTCTGACTGATTCTATGTTTTCTGAGATTTAAACGGACTAACTGTTGCAGTTTTATTCTATGTGATGCAGTTATATGTACGCATTGGACTGAACTCTCTTAATAAGCCCTGTGTGGCTCCAGTATTTGGGTGGGTCAAAGTGATTGTGGATGTGCTTTTACTACAGAGGCTATTTCTGTTTGCCTTTCTTTGATGGTTTCCAGCGAGTTTCACCatacagaaatgaatgaatttgtggAAGCAGACAGCATGTGGTGACCCATAATGCTTCCGATTATTTTAGAGATCTCTTATCTTCACACGAGGAGCTACTACTGGTGTAGTTTTCAAAAGAGTGGTATCCTACTGACTTTTTGTAGTGGCTATTGTGTATAAACCAGTGCGTTCATTCATGTAGaacaatgacattttaattctatttatGGAAATACAATCTTGTTTGTTAGATCCAGGCagggaaatataaaaacaaacaagtcagGCAGGTATTTTCAGCTCTACTTCTTGTTTTGCCCgcaccgtttttttttttttattaatgtagGATTTCTGATTTTACTAGAAATTGCATCAGCAGCTGAAATAAAGTGACTTCAGCTCTATTCCGACTTCTGTTACACACCTTCCTTTCAACTGGAAACggacacatttatattttaattaatgctTGTTGCATCACACAATGGAGTCGTTTTGCTGTTAATCATCTCTGGTTGTTTTGGATGGACACAGAACCATCAAAGACATGCAGACGACCTCAAAATGGTGAGGCAGCATTTGTGAAACTTTAACATTAATGATGAATGTTTCTAGCTACCATTCCctataaattatattattattatattatattacaaagCTCCAGAGATATTATTGTAGCTACTGTCTTATTTAAAAaaggggcttttattttggccCTTCTTAATAAGTTCCTCCAGTCATAGCACCAACGTTTATCAGTCACAACAGCAAGATTTACAAAACGACATTGCTGCTTTAATATGGATTGTTTCGAAACGTTTGTGTCATTTGAgatgaggaaatgaaaatgcttatctaaacaaaaagcaaaacacttATGGGCCTTTCTGAAATGTATCGGCCCTTTCAAAGACAACATCCTCTTTTAACAAAAGGTCTTTTTAGGATAAACGTGTTTAGTTGTCTAGTAGTACACGTACTAGAAAGAAAGTAAGAAATGAAAGAACGCTTTTATTGTCACATGTATATAAATcactgcccacacacacacacacatgcgaaatgtaatttcatttaaacCCTACTGCTTATTGGGCCCCCTTtttaacaatccacacacatgcatattcaGTACGTAGGGGACATGGAGAAGGTTAGGGTGAAGTGAAGGCGCCCGCCATGATTGGCACACCTGGAGTGGTTGGggggggtgccttgctcaagggcacctagCAAACTATCAATATGTATAACAACTCCATAAGCATCACTTTTGTTTAAAAATCACATGTCACATGTTAGAAAGCCTTACTAATCTGGTTATGACACAGGACCGAGAcaacggagggagggagggaggaacaaACGTATAGAATGAACACTTTGCACATTTATCTGCAACTTACCAAGAAGTTCCAATCAGTGGAGATGCGGCGAGTCAGGCCCGTAAGCAGGAGTGTGAGGTAGATGGACGAGAGGATGAACGTGAAGACGGCCACAAACATCACCCAGCCCTGCAGTAGGGGCACGGGCACATTGGAGGAGGCCACCAGGATCCATACCAGACCACCAAATAACTGGGAGTACAAGCAAACATATCCCACAgttcattttgggttttttatgTGTGCTGAAAACCCTGATCAGCTCCCTATCAGATCAATGTTCTCACTGAGTGTAAGCCACTAGAATAGTGAAGCCTTGTATGACCGTTACCATCGGTTATCTTCAATAGATAGTGACAGCATAACGTGCTGCAAAAGACTTTAACGTTGGGTACAAGCTGATAAGAGGCAGGGCATGGCATTTAAATGGCTGCTTCCATCCGACAGCTGCATGAGCCTCCAACTGCAATCAGGCTTATCGATAACAAGTTCAATATAGTTTCAAGGTAATTATGCCTGTCAAGCCAccgcaagagagagagagagagagagagagaggctgactCAATATTTAAGAACAGGGATTATGCTGTAACCAGGAGTCTCACTAGAACCCTTGTGCTGGGCCACCGAGCCCAGTAGCAACCCACGGCTGCAACGCCAAATCTCCCCTTTGAATTGAATTGCTATTAAATTAACACACCTGTTCAGCCATTCCTGCCTAGAGgtcaccagctcatcacagaGGTCAAAGCAACCATTCCCATTCACACCAGTGGGCACTAAATTGAACTCCATTGCTTGTCTTTGAGGTGTAGGCGAGACATATAGGGAGGAAAGGGCCCAAAGGCATGGGATTTGAATCCTGAAACGTCTTTGCTGGGATGCGCTACATTATCTCGAGTTCAGGGTTCTCCATCCGtgttataaacaaacaaataaacattctTATAATAATGAACATCTATATTTCACCaaatcttttttgtttgtttgtttgtttggcagAGGTTGCTTGTGAAGCATGTTTCTGACAGTGATTTGAGTAACGGGGCTTGTGACCCTGCTTGTGACCCTGTTTTGTGAATGATATATCTGGGATCCATTCAGCAGAGCAGGCGACATTGCCTTAAGACACATTTGCCCTTGGTTGGACTGTCAAGGTAAAACAGCCTTGAGCAATCAAGTAGAGGTCAGCGCGCTGCGGCAACGCGTAAACACTGAGCAGCCTAAACACACCGTGTTTTAAACCTGAACGAAATGTTcagcaaatattaaataaatattaactttATGGGCTCTGTAGGTCACGTCTGGAACACCACAGAGGCGATAGGCGGGTAAATGTCCTTGCAAGAAGCCACACTTACTATCTGTAGACAGATCAAAGCTCCAGAATAGCCGCACTTACTATCTCTAGACAGATCAAAGCTCCAGAATAGGTTCTGAACACTTCCAGCCCCACAGGCAAGGAAAGCGTCGGCGCTGGGAACGAGGTCGCGGCGGGATTAGCGGCTGGTTCCGtcatctctctcttcccctccttccctctggctctctccctctcacagcGCTCCTGTCAAACAATGGACGGGGAAATTCCTCGGGAGTCGTGCGTGTCCCCGAAACAGGTCAGACAGGTGCAGGGGGCCACTCCCTGGAAACCTGTGCTGCGTTCAATAACCTTTTGGAAGCTCCGGCATCCAGAGCAGGTGGGAACTGACAGCACGCGTTTTTGAATTCAGGCTACAGAACATATTGTATTACTTTCAAATAATGATTATTGTTCATTTTTCATGAACGAATGAAGAGTTTATTCTGATAAGTACCGCATTAACCAGAAGAGGATCAAATGTGGTGGGATTTATTAACAGAATTTTCCGAATAGGCCTACAcaagaaaatgtgcaaaaaaaacacaaatatgtacatTCACTTTATGgagaaaaatacagaaatctaaaacgtttttttttaagtgtttattattattatgtatggTTATAACACGTGTAATAAACCTGTTGTCTTCATTGGATATGGCTTCATTGTTTACAAGGACGGATCAAC
Protein-coding regions in this window:
- the mal2 gene encoding protein MAL2, which gives rise to MTEPAANPAATSFPAPTLSLPVGLEVFRTYSGALICLEILFGGLVWILVASSNVPVPLLQGWVMFVAVFTFILSSIYLTLLLTGLTRRISTDWNFLDVFYHFVAFVFYFSAFVLEAATTAAHAGAQNTSLQNGTMCITNAWGNIFTVLTDRQYSINVAATIFAFVVTLCYGGSLLMGFRRWMV